The DNA sequence TATCAAACGGGCGGAGAAGACCATAGATGCTGAAAATCAGTATCGTACGCGCTGGTGTTTATTGCGGATTATAACTTATATGATACATCTGCTCAAATTACGATTTTctttgagagagaaagatgACCCAAACTCCCCGACTTCCAAGACCTATCATCAGCATCCAGAAGGAACAGCCGTAGAATCAACATGGTTGgcagcaccaacaccaagaCCACGGCTGGCAAAGGCCCTCCACAAAGTGCACTTGTTCGCACCACCAAATCTGTTCACATCAGCCTGGATCCAGGCATCTCGAGCGGTGGGGAGAGTGGGGTTGCATGGTTGGATGGCGAGAGCATCAACCAACAAACGAAGGAAAACAACGTTGCCTTCGCCAGTGTTGGCGTTGGTGCGAGCGTTAGCGGACCATCCGTGTGCGCCGACAAGGGCAGCGTAGACGTTGTGAAGTATGTTCGCCCTAATCAGATTCGAAGTCAAGGGCTGAATTTTTTGCCAGTGGTAATTCCGTTACTCACCAGACCTATAGAATTTCCAACAGGGATAGGAGGGGAAAGGATGTTAGAAACTTCTAGTGGTACGGTGGCAATCTTACCTCTCCGATGTCTGAAATCGAAAGATGTTAGCGCTCTGGAACACGCGCCCAAATGACGTACTTACCATGGACCTCGTCGAGTTGAGCAATCGAAGAGTACCTGAGAGGGTTGGTCGTTGCAGACGTGGAATAAGGGTGTGATCGGATACCAGCCGGGTCATTCGTGACCCATTGACCCATCGTAAAGTCGCTAACAGCGGAAGTATCGGAATGCGAAAACCAACTAGAATGTAATTGGGTTATGAGTTTAGAGCAAATTCAAGGGTAAAAGAACTAGAACGTACTCAGCAAGAGCGTCGGACCATCCTTCACCCATACCACCGGCTTCCAAGGTCTGCAAGCATCGTGCAGTACCTCCGCCGGTCAATCGGTTGCTGAGACCGTGTGTCATTTCATGCAGAGGAATATCGTTCTCCATGGCACCATCACGGTTAGGCTAATGGCCGTAAAAATCAGTCAGAACGCAAGTTTACAGGAAATTAGTAGAAACCCACATTGGTCAGAGTCCAGATGAACATCCTGCAAGTTCCGGATTGACCACTGTCAAGGGGGACAAATTCAGAAGATAAATTCACCCCATTTTTTTCAATGTAACTCACTCAGGTGGGGTAGCAAAGTTGGCGTTGTTGGTTCCAGAGCTATCTTGCACACTCATGAGGACTCGGTCATTCCCAGCTCCTCCCTTTCCGAAGTTGTCGGTTTGGAAGTTGAATGCACTTTCCGTAAATCCGTATTGGTAAAGAACATCGTGGTGCGAGTTGATAAGGTAGAATGCGTTCGTACGGGCGGCATCCAGGTTCTGGCCAGCTGTAGGACCGACAGTTGGACTGTAAGTGGATTGGAAGTTGGCCTGGGCAGTAGTCGCCGATTGTGTGCCTTTGAAAGCGACCACATTGTTGCCTCTGAATTTTGAGAATCAGTTGCGAGGACCAGCACTCGCATTTAAAGAATAAGAAACGCACGCAGTCACCACGGTGCTGCCACTGTGCCATCCCTGTGGGGAAGAGGCAGTGTTCTGCGGGTCTGCTAGTACTTCGAGGCCCTCAGTGATGATCTCCTTCCAAACGGGAAGGACTTTGTACTGGAGTTACATCAATCACGTGAATCAGGGATTGAAAATGGAGACGCTTACCGTGGCCTCAGCAACAAAGTCGGTAACAGAGAGTAGATTGCCAGAGTGAGCATCGACGTAGGCCTCGTAGAACGTTCCGACTTCCTCGTTCTGGACTTGGAAGACGTGAACGAGAGCAACCGTTCCATCTTGAAGGGCAAGATACTCTACAGTGGGCTTGATGTCGTTGATTTTGCCCTCAAGCGCCTCTTCGACCTTGGGGATAACGGTGTTAACGTCGATGCTCGGGGATGAACTAGCAATCTTGCCTAGAATGACGCGTTTCATCAATAAATTGCCCAGCAACAGACTAAGGACAGAGCGCGTCAACTTACTAGTGTCAACGAAAGAATTTCCGAAAGCAACAGCCTTGTTGTCCTTGAAGGCCACATTGGCGACGGCGTTGACGAAGGGAATATCATCCTATGGTAACGTTGTCAGACAATGGGCGTCAGACGATGCGACGAAAAAAAATCACATGGGTTTGCCTAGCATATGCGACTTCCCCGACTCCATTTTCATAACCGGATTTGAAGGATACTTTCGAGGCGTCAATGTTCAACTGCGACGAGACGAACGAAACAGTTTTGTCGCCAATGGTGGCTGACCCAAATGATGCGGGCAGGTCAATCCCATCTCCGAAGGTCTATACACGCTCGTTAGACCTCATTCCGATAGACGAATGGCAGTGATCATACCTTGAAGTCGGATTGGGGATGGAAGGCTTCGACCTTTAAATCACGGCCAATGTGTCTGATGCGATGCGTGCTGTGTTTTGAGGACAGGGGCCAGGGAGCGGCGGTCGCGTGCGTCGCGTACAAGACAGCGAGGAGGACAGTGGAGAAGAACTTGTTGAAGGAAACCATGATGTCCAAGGCCTGGGGTGATATCCGACTACAAAGGGGACAAGCAGGGACGCTGAGTATCCTGAAAATTTGTAACTAGCATCCATTCTCTTTTTATCTTTGATTGAACCTATTTAAAAATCGGTATCGTGAGCCGCATGTATCGTTTCTCACCTGATACAATTCACCACAAGTAGAGGTCTTCAAGACTGTTACTTCAATGTGATTCCGAGATGAACAACAAAGCCTTTTTTTGGCACCGGGTCGTCCCAGCCCTTTCGTGCTGAAGGAAGTTGTAATGGACGCATGATCCTGTGAGAAACGTTCCCATAGTTGTCTTGCAAGGCCTTACAAAGAACGATCGAGCATTCACCACACGCTCGCACATGCGAAGGTTGAAAGGCCGACGATAGCCAGTACGACGTGAGAATGAGTAGAGATTGCGAAATTATTTATGGCCAGGGTGCATTTGAAATTTAGAAGCTCAGGGTAGCatcacttcgtgcttgatgTTCCTTCCATCCTGCGAGGGTCGTGATGATACGAGCTGGTAATCTGACCTTGCGGCCACAAGCCAGTTTTTGCACACGTCCAAGAATATCGTTGATATGATTTGCTGGTGATACCGAAAACATCTGGTCCTCACCCGGCTGTGAGAAgataagaagaaaaaggcggAAATCCCTATAAAATCAGTGCACTATCCTCAAAACCTTGAACAATCGCGTACACAGCAAATCATGGAGGATCTCATTGCTTTGGATGCACATTTCTCGCAACAGGACGACTTCATGTGCGCCGCACCCGTCTGACCAAAAATCCCATCAATCACGGGGAAAAATCGAGGGATGACAGATGGTTAGAGTCTGCAGCTGGAACTTGCGCATGAAATTGCTCGTTGTCTTATTCAGCCGAGCTCTGGCATCTCCAAACAGGTTTTTGGTCGCATACTATGAACAAGGAGCACACTGTTATTGGAAATCGAGGACTCGATCCTTGAAACGACTTACTTCCTTCGTCGAGCCCATACTGTACAGTGCCTTGAGTCTTCATGGTATTTAGGCGAAATAAGGGGATCTTTTGAGTTATTTTTTCGTTCAAGATTGGGTTTACTTGGGACCGATGAGATGGAAAGTGATTCGCATCATTTTTCGACGAATTTTCACATAACCTATAGAGACAGAAGGGCGGTAAGAGAGACAGATCATAGTACTTGCAAAACACCTGATCGAAACGACAACGTGCATCCTTTGAAGCTCATGCCCATGTGTTCTGTGTCTATTTCCTGAGCATAGTGGTAACACTGCGGCGGTTGCGATCATTTGAATGGCCCATCCCATGTACTTGTGCTCTGAAAGTCAAGCCAACGAGTATGACGCACGCTTGAACAGGCAGCTGCCTTGCAGAAGAACATTTGTGCGAATGGGAACAATTAGATGACGTTGTACAGTTACGAGAACCGAGTGCTACTTACCCGGCCAAATTTACCAACTCCCGCGTGCTCCTTGATTGAAGAGACTTCATTAAATTGTGGTCCAAATGTAACGCATAGACATATATAATCCTTATAAGGAGGAAaacctgcctggttcctccCCGATATTTTCTTTCCGACGCCAATGATCGGATCGAGATGAAATCTTGAGTCAGATCCCCCTACATTGAAAGGATCTGTGTCCACTGTCCAGTAAGTATAATTCCCGACGAAAGGAACCGTGAGAGTTTTGCGAGAGGTGTCGGACGAAGAGATGAATGGTCAGGATCTTCCAGACATCAATACTTTCAGAACCCGTAGATACAGTAGATGCAACTCAGTAGTCGGGATGAAGGACAAGCTTTAGGCAAATATACTCTATTACATAGATTAACTAAAATAAGATCCCAGCCGGCCCGGACTGCACTGCAGAGAGAAATTTTCTGTCTTTCGTCCATAGACTCCCTATTCTCGTCGTCCTGATCTCTCATTTCACCTCTTTTCCTCTGACTTTATTTAAGCATGAAGATATTGAGTCGAACAACTTCAGCCATTCTCGATGAAAAGGACACTCTGGAGATTTTCATAGGAGAGGTTCAGCTATCTAGTACAAATCCAGTGAGGGAATCAGCGCAATTCGCGTATTTGGTATGGTTTAAAATTCTATGGTTTACAAGGCATTCATCACAGTGATAGAAAACGAACGTCGTAGAAATAAACCAGGAAGGTGTATCAGTAGCTGCGAAATATGTGAGCAGTCTGTGAATTATCGCACTCAGATGTTCAGGAATTTGTTTGTCAAGATATCTGAAAAACTCCGATCAGAGTCATATACCCCCAGAATATGGCGAACTCATGGCATTCACATTCTGCCTCACGAACCTCACTCTCCTTCTGATCCATGGAACAAAACCATACTCGATTGGATATTTTTAATATCGTCTTTGAACTTCAGTTTCTGGTCAGAAAAGGAGGGAAGGTCGGATCAATACGGTGTCGAGTGGCAGGTCTCCTGGGAGAACGACGAGAAGAAAGTGTGGACAGGTTATTGGAGTTTAGTTGCAGCTCTGAACAAAGGTCAGTTGAGGTCGCTTCTCCTCGCACTTGCTAAACACTTCTGCAATAGCGCTTCAGAACGGTATACCAATCACAGATCCAACCTTTTATTCCTCGGAGACGCTGTGCCCCGACTCCTTGATTGAATCAATCTTTGCATCGGCCGAGCAGTGTTCTGAGACAATACCACTCCTCCAGCAACGAACCGCCATTATGAGAGAAGTGGGCTATATATTAACGACCGTAGGTTCTTTTATTTCCCGGACTGAATGGAGAACCTAGAGATTTAGTTCTTATTTCCTGACTAGGCTTTCGGCGGATCCTACCAAGGTCTTTTGAATGAATTCCAGCGTGAACATCATGGTCAGGGCACGGCCCTCGACCTTGTGAAATTCGTGATAGACACCTTTCCATCATTCAGAGATGAAGTTTACCTCGAGGGTAGAAAAAGTCAGAAAATAAATTATTTTAAAATTCACGCGAATCTGACCTCTATTCCACAGTATGTCTCTGGAAGCGTGCCCAAATCCTTGTCGCGGACACCTGGGCCGCGTTTTATCCCGATCCATCCATTACATCGAAACATCCCCTTTTCCCAGGCGAGCAAGGACCCGCCATCTGTGACCTGACGATGTTCGCTGATTACCGCGTCCCGCAAatccttcatcatctccGGATACTCTCCTATCCTCCATCATTGGTGAAGGCTCTTCGTAAAGGTACAACGCTGGAGCCTGGTTCTAGAGAAGAAGTAAGTCTCAGGGCGACTAGCATCGTTGCAGTAGAGAAAGTGAGGGAAGAGATTATCAGGATTGTTGACACAAACAACAGCGGCGTTGAAGCTGCCGAGAAGGAAACTGCCGGGGAGGTCAGCAGCGTCCTTATCGATTTCTTCTTGTGGGATATGGCGAAGAGGTTGGAGCGGGGGGAGGAAAGGATAGAGGGAATAGAGACATCTGATCTACTTCCTGCCCATCGAACGCGGAGTATCTGGTACTAGATGGAGTAGGGTGCACTATTTTATTTGCCTAGCAAAATCACTTACAACAAATTCTTATTCTTTCGATGGAATACAGGTGGATAGACTAGTTGCTACTAATGTACGACTTTCCTTTACCTTGAGGTTTGATCGACGGAATAATCACATAAGTATGTATTGACTGATTCACACGAGAACCTAAATCTTCGACACCTGATATTGCATAGATCATTGAGTCGTCGGTCGAGAATTTTTGTCGAGCGGTCATTTCGATGTTCTAGGTCCCGACCTTGAGATTTCAATGCATGGGAAACAGGGAGGTGACGTGCACCTTTTCACGGAAGAACCTCTGATTAGAGCAGTCTTTTCTTCTCCGTTTTTCCTCAGGCGTCGTTCATATGATCAAACGAAGCTTTAACGGGCACTATCTCGGTAGGAAGCAATAGGGCCGCCCTGAAGCAGCAGCCGGCGCGCTGACGACCGTCCGCCGGACCGACATGGGGACGATGAGGCAAGTTCGTTCCTCGAATCAGGTGTTATCCACAAGGCTTTGGGGGATAGGAATGCATAGCAGGCCGCCGCGAAATGACGACCTCCTTCAACAGATTTTATAGACGTCCGAGGTCAAGTTCCGTTCAATGAAGGTGAACGTACGGACACCATCATCCAAGTATTTCCTCCGAGTCCCTGCATCCAATGTTTCTCCATTCACCTTTCACGCATAATGTTAACAACGCAAAGAAATATCCCTGGACATGTATATATAGCTAGCCGTGTTGTGGATGCCCCACGCTCTCCAATCCTGTGCAAAGCGTATCCCAGCTATGGTAGTACTCTCGAGCTCCTTCGCCTTACTCTTGCTTTCAGTTGTTGCCAGAGCTGCACCGGTGAGTCTCGGAAGAATTACCGACTTCCGCTAGGCCTGAATCAATCCATAACAGGCTTCCAACATTACTCCCGGTGCGAATGCGTGCCCCGCTCTTCCAAGTAATCCAGTCGGAACGAACGTTGCAACGCTTCCGGATCCGTTCACCTTCGCCAATGGCTCTCCTGTTGTGACCCTCGATGACTGGGCCTGTCGCCAAGCCGAAGTTAGCCAACTGCTCCAGACCTACGAGTTGGGTACTAAACCACCGAAGCCCACCTCTGTCACAGCGACATACTCTGGAGGCAGATTGACCATCAACGTTTCCAATGGTGGCACATCCATTTCATTCACACCTACCGTCACTTTACCATCCGGAACTGGTCCTTTCCCTGCTATTATCGGTTTGGATGGCGGTAGCATCCCCCGTCCCAGCAATATTGCATTGATCTCACTGAACACCGGCGATATAGCCGAGCAGAACAGTGCCACCAGTCGAGGAAAGGGCAAATTCTACCAGTTGTACGGTGCTAATCACAGTGCCGGTGCGATGATCGCTTGGGCTTGGGCTATTAGTCATATCATGGATGTTATTGAAACCACTCCAAGCTTGAATATCGACCCCAAGAGAGTCGCTGTCACCGGGTGCTCTCGAGACGGCAAGGGTGCCCTCGTCGCTGGAGCTTTCGAGCCCCGTATCGCACTCACAATACCTCAGGAGTCCGGTTCAGGAGGAAGTGATAGCTGGCGTCTCTCAGACGATATGATGAAGAGGGggattcaaactcaaaccgCCAGCGAAATCGTAGGCGAGAACGTTTGGTTCTCGACGGCATTCAACACCTTCGCCCAAAGCACCGTAAACGTCTTGCCGTTCGACCACCATTCGCTTATGGGCTTGGTCGCACCTCGAGGCCTCTTTGTTATCGACCAAGTCGGAATTGATTGGTTAGGCGCCCCCAGTTCATTCGGTGCAATGAAGGCTGCACACAGGATCTGGGACTCGCTCGGTGCCTCCGATCAATTTGGTTTCTCGCAATCTGCTGCACATACCCACTGTTCATTCCCATCGTCTCAGCAGAGCCAGCTTAGCGCTTTCATTAATAAATTCTTGCTTGGTCAGTCGACGAACACTAACATTCAGGAGACGGCAGGCGGCTACACTTACACCAAAGGACAATGGGACCCATGGAACAACCCGGTCCTCACTAGTAGCAGTATCTCAAACGGTACACTGGCACAACATTAAATGCCCACAGGTATGCTACGTTTCCTTGAGTGTTATCTTCAGTCTTCGGGCTTACGATCAGCTTAAACAGCTTCTGGATAACTTCCTTCAAGCGGAAGATTTGGGGGATTAGTGTAACCTGTATTGTAAAGAAGTCTTGTATTGTACAGTACTGTACGTCTGAGTCAAAAACGCACATCTCATTTTAAAAATGTGTTTTTTTTCTCGAATCTCGCATTTTGACCTCAGCAAAATGCGATGAGAAATGGCCTTTGTTGGCGCGAGACCGATCCATAAGCAGCAAAAAGTTCGCCGGTAATCGCTGATAGCCTGAAGATTGAAAATTTCACGAATGCTGCCAGGACGTTACGAACTGACGCTTCATACTAGGCGCACAACACGACTCGAAGCACACAATATTCTGTAGTTTTCACTGCCAGTTGCATTTGATCAAATCAGCGCCTCTTTCCCCAACCATATATGCCGGCGCTTGCGTGTGACCCGCCGGCACGAAAGGCTATCGTACAAAACCAGGTCAATGTGAAAGCTTTGTAAACGACTGAACGGCGGTTTCGAACTTACCAAAACAGAAGCGTCGACAACCCTCACACCTGAGATACCCTTAACTAACAGGTCAGGATCAACCACCCCCCATTTCGCCCCTTTCGCAGACATAGATGCAGTTCCAACCGGATGTGCTGCACCTACCGAGGTATTCAGAATGAAGGCGTCCACCTCATCATCGGTGTCAAGGTCGAACGCAGGTTTAATGACAAATCCATGCCATAGTTCATGCGACATGAATTTCTGTGCACTACGAACCGCAGCGCGCATCGCATACAAATCAAACTCGGAGTCAAAAAGGTTGAGGTCGATCGTAGGTTTCACGAGGGGATTGGAGGATGAGAGTGATATGGATCCACCTACAAGGCTTCAGTCATCGATGGCTCAAAAGATAGGGTA is a window from the Marasmius oreades isolate 03SP1 chromosome 6, whole genome shotgun sequence genome containing:
- a CDS encoding uncharacterized protein (MEROPS:MER0001400) produces the protein MVSFNKFFSTVLLAVLYATHATAAPWPLSSKHSTHRIRHIGRDLKVEAFHPQSDFKTFGDGIDLPASFGSATIGDKTVSFVSSQLNIDASKVSFKSGYENGVGEVAYARQTHDDIPFVNAVANVAFKDNKAVAFGNSFVDTSKIASSSPSIDVNTVIPKVEEALEGKINDIKPTVEYLALQDGTVALVHVFQVQNEEVGTFYEAYVDAHSGNLLSVTDFVAEATYKVLPVWKEIITEGLEVLADPQNTASSPQGWHSGSTVVTAGNNVVAFKGTQSATTAQANFQSTYSPTVGPTAGQNLDAARTNAFYLINSHHDVLYQYGFTESAFNFQTDNFGKGGAGNDRVLMSVQDSSGTNNANFATPPDGQSGTCRMFIWTLTNPNRDGAMENDIPLHEMTHGLSNRLTGGGTARCLQTLEAGGMGEGWSDALADWFSHSDTSAVSDFTMGQWVTNDPAGIRSHPYSTSATTNPLRYSSIAQLDEVHDIGEVWANILHNVYAALVGAHGWSANARTNANTGEGNVVFLRLLVDALAIQPCNPTLPTARDAWIQADVNRFGGANKCTLWRAFASRGLGVGAANHVDSTAVPSGC
- a CDS encoding uncharacterized protein (CAZy:CE15), producing the protein MPHALQSCAKRIPAMVVLSSSFALLLLSVVARAAPASNITPGANACPALPSNPVGTNVATLPDPFTFANGSPVVTLDDWACRQAEVSQLLQTYELGTKPPKPTSVTATYSGGRLTINVSNGGTSISFTPTVTLPSGTGPFPAIIGLDGGSIPRPSNIALISLNTGDIAEQNSATSRGKGKFYQLYGANHSAGAMIAWAWAISHIMDVIETTPSLNIDPKRVAVTGCSRDGKGALVAGAFEPRIALTIPQESGSGGSDSWRLSDDMMKRGIQTQTASEIVGENVWFSTAFNTFAQSTVNVLPFDHHSLMGLVAPRGLFVIDQVGIDWLGAPSSFGAMKAAHRIWDSLGASDQFGFSQSAAHTHCSFPSSQQSQLSAFINKFLLGQSTNTNIQETAGGYTYTKGQWDPWNNPVLTSSSISNGTLAQH